In the genome of Chrysemys picta bellii isolate R12L10 chromosome 17, ASM1138683v2, whole genome shotgun sequence, one region contains:
- the PPP1R13L gene encoding relA-associated inhibitor isoform X2, whose amino-acid sequence MKHIDLKQVELDTAVAKVDELSRQLETLWTDSPGQTAGQPKVDRYGASPSHAPEPLRLATSPQLQYARKNLSLESTDSYVSYHAETFSPTAVYSPPAKAHPASPQSPFYLQGEPLERAQSPRPKVLPVSYDSLPLPSPKGRAPSPRSLWQAGAAERLAFSRPVGRAGSPRLVPTPSEASAPQMFFPDRALSPRPPHPPPYESHSLFPTGPSSFAPFRAQDDLVIRRRPQRSWNESDLDVAYEKKSSHSAGYERGDVHAGLRQAPAGLQLAPWRESSLDGAAGQGKDERPQPYAIHSATLPRNYKVSLLPGERRPDSSFRRLLPASQTGTLPRNWQFSQQPVSRIAMPPPSPQGMRAKRHKPLPLSMIFKLQNAFWASGASSAKGQPQGAPGSPIFLRSPQKQPQLQQPSPPAQAPLRPAPSGAEAAGRASALEAPVEPVRGAPAAGDTEPELENILRGSEVAEAEEVARPLSPTRLQPVLPPEAQKVPEFEEVARVLAEIPRPLKRRGSMEQSPGPALPPTHKKQYQQLINRLFHHRGRKEDAVSAGDDLPLITETAELKAATPGSPAPVPAPQSSPAPAASPLLAVTESLGTPTPSLGTPTPSPGTPAPSPEKRSVLRKLSSPRRRLGKRVQLNPLVLLLDAALTGELDVVQQAVNELNDPSQPNDEGITALHNAICGANHNIVDFLIAVGANVNSMDSHGWTPLHCAASCNDTAICMALIRHGAAIFTTTFSDGSMALEKCDPYREGYSECFNYLADVEQNMGLLNNGVVYALWDYSAEFSDELSFREGEPVTVLRRDSQEELDWWWASLYGQEGYVPKNYFGLFPRVRPQRKV is encoded by the exons GTGGACAGATACGGCGCCAGCCCCTCGCACGCCCCAGAGCCGCTTCGCTTGGCCACGTCCCCACAGCTTCAGTATGCCAGGAAGAACTTGTCTCTGGAGAGCACCGACAGCTACGTCTCCTACCACGCTGAGACCTTCTCACCCACCGCCGTCTACAGCCCACCTGCCAAGGCCCACCCCGCCTCTCCCCAGTCCCCCTTCTACCTGCAGGGCGAGCCCCTGGAGCGGGCCCAGTCGCCCCGGCCCAAGGTGCTGCCCGTCTCTTACGActcgctgcccctgcccagccccaaggGACGCGCACCCTCCCCGCGTTCCCTGTGGCAGGCTGGTGCCGCGGAGCGCCTGGCCTTCTCCAGGCCGGTGGGCCGCGCGGGCTCCCCCAGGTTGGTGCCCACCCCCTCTGAGGCCTCGGCGCCACAGATGTTCTTCCCGGACCGCGCGCTGTCTCCCCGGCCACCCCACCCGCCGCCCTACGAGAGCCACAGCCTGTTCCCCACTGGGCCCAGCTCCTTCGCCCCCTTCCGGGCCCAAG ATGACCTGGTGATCCGGCGAAgaccccagaggagctggaacGAGTCGGACCTGGACGTGGCGTACGAGAAGAAATCGTCCCACTCGGCCGGCTACGAGA GAGGAGACGTGCacgcggggctcaggcaggcaccCGCGGGGCTGCAGCTGGCTCCTTGGAGGGAATCGAGCCTGGACGGGGCCGCAGGGCAAGGCAAG gaCGAGCGCCCCCAGCCTTACGCCATCCACAGCGCCACGCTGCCACGCAACTACAAAGTGTCCCTGCTGCCCGGCGAGCGCAGACCAGACAGCTCCTTCCGCAGGCTGCTGCCCGCCAGCCAGACGGGCACCCTGCCCCGCAACTGGCAGTTCTCCCAGCAGCCCGTCTCGCGCATCGCCATGCCGCCTCCCAGCCCGCAGGGCATGCGGGCGAAGCGCCACaagcccctgcccctctccatgaTCTTCAAGCTGCAAAACGCCTTCTGGGCGTCCGGAGCCTCCAGTGCCAAGGGCcagccccagggggccccaggctCCCCCATCTTCCTCCGCTCCCCACAGaagcagccccagctccagcagccatCTCCTCCGGCCCAGGCTCCGCTGCGACCGGCCCCGTCGGGGGCTGAAG cagcgggaagggccTCAGCCCTCGAAGCACCAGTGGAGCCCGTGCGAGGGGCCCCGGCGGCGGGCGACACGGAGCCCGAGCTGGAGAACATCCTGCGGGGCAGCGAGGTGGCAGAGGCGGAGGAGGTGGCTCGCCCCTTGAGCCCCACCCgcctgcagcctgtcctgcccCCCGAGGCTCAGAAGGTGCCCGAGTTCGAGGAGGTGGCCCGGGTGCTGGCGGAGATTCCCCGGCCCCTGAAGCGCCGCGGCTCCatggagcagagccccggccctGCGCTGCCGCCCACCCACAAGAAGCAATACCAGCAGCTCATCAACCGCCTCTTCCATCACCGGGGCCGCAAGGAGGACGCCGTGTCGGCGGGAGACGACCTGCCGCTCATCACGGAGACAGCTGAGCTGAAAGCAGCAAccccgggcagccctgccccGGTGCCCGCACCCCAGAGCTCGCCAGCACCCGCAGCGTCGCCCCTGCTGGCTGTTACGGAGAGCCTCGGCACCCCGACGCCCAGCCTCGGCACCCCGACGCCCAGCCCCGGCACCCCGGCACCCAGCCCT GAGAAGCGCTCGGTGCTGCGCAAGCTCTCGTCCCCGAGGCGGCGGCTGGGGAAACGGGTGCAGCTCAAccccctggtgctgctgctggacGCGGCCCTGACGGGCGAGCTGGACGTGGTGCAGCAGGCAGTGAACGAG CTCAACGACCCGAGCCAGCCCAACGACGAGGGCATCACGGCGCTGCACAACGCGATCTGCGGGGCCAACCACAACATCGTCGACTTCCTCATCGCTGTGGGCGCCAACGTCAACTCCATGGACAGCCACGGATG gactcccctgcactgcgccgcctcctgcaACGACACGGCCATCTGCATGGCCCTCATCCGGCACGGAGCCGCCATCTTCACCACCACCTTCAGCGACGGCAGCATGGCCTTGGAGAAGTGCGACCCCTACCGCGAGGGCTACAGCGAGTGCTTCAACTACCTGGCCG ATGTGGAACAGAACATGGGGCTGCTGAACAACGGGGTGGTGTACGCGCTGTGGGACTACAGCGCCGAGTTCAGCGACGAGCTGTCGTTCCGCGAGGGGGAGCCGGTCACTGTGCTGCGGCGCGACAGCCAGGAGGAGCTGGACTGGTGGTGGGCCTCGCTCTATGGCCAGGAGGGCTACGTGCCCAAGAACTACTTTGGG CTGTTCCCCAGGGTGAGGCCTCAGCGGAAGGTTTAA
- the PPP1R13L gene encoding relA-associated inhibitor isoform X1: MASEKMHGAPDLLDLSFQSLAMKHIDLKQVELDTAVAKVDELSRQLETLWTDSPGQTAGQPKVDRYGASPSHAPEPLRLATSPQLQYARKNLSLESTDSYVSYHAETFSPTAVYSPPAKAHPASPQSPFYLQGEPLERAQSPRPKVLPVSYDSLPLPSPKGRAPSPRSLWQAGAAERLAFSRPVGRAGSPRLVPTPSEASAPQMFFPDRALSPRPPHPPPYESHSLFPTGPSSFAPFRAQDDLVIRRRPQRSWNESDLDVAYEKKSSHSAGYERGDVHAGLRQAPAGLQLAPWRESSLDGAAGQGKDERPQPYAIHSATLPRNYKVSLLPGERRPDSSFRRLLPASQTGTLPRNWQFSQQPVSRIAMPPPSPQGMRAKRHKPLPLSMIFKLQNAFWASGASSAKGQPQGAPGSPIFLRSPQKQPQLQQPSPPAQAPLRPAPSGAEAAGRASALEAPVEPVRGAPAAGDTEPELENILRGSEVAEAEEVARPLSPTRLQPVLPPEAQKVPEFEEVARVLAEIPRPLKRRGSMEQSPGPALPPTHKKQYQQLINRLFHHRGRKEDAVSAGDDLPLITETAELKAATPGSPAPVPAPQSSPAPAASPLLAVTESLGTPTPSLGTPTPSPGTPAPSPEKRSVLRKLSSPRRRLGKRVQLNPLVLLLDAALTGELDVVQQAVNELNDPSQPNDEGITALHNAICGANHNIVDFLIAVGANVNSMDSHGWTPLHCAASCNDTAICMALIRHGAAIFTTTFSDGSMALEKCDPYREGYSECFNYLADVEQNMGLLNNGVVYALWDYSAEFSDELSFREGEPVTVLRRDSQEELDWWWASLYGQEGYVPKNYFGLFPRVRPQRKV, from the exons GTGGACAGATACGGCGCCAGCCCCTCGCACGCCCCAGAGCCGCTTCGCTTGGCCACGTCCCCACAGCTTCAGTATGCCAGGAAGAACTTGTCTCTGGAGAGCACCGACAGCTACGTCTCCTACCACGCTGAGACCTTCTCACCCACCGCCGTCTACAGCCCACCTGCCAAGGCCCACCCCGCCTCTCCCCAGTCCCCCTTCTACCTGCAGGGCGAGCCCCTGGAGCGGGCCCAGTCGCCCCGGCCCAAGGTGCTGCCCGTCTCTTACGActcgctgcccctgcccagccccaaggGACGCGCACCCTCCCCGCGTTCCCTGTGGCAGGCTGGTGCCGCGGAGCGCCTGGCCTTCTCCAGGCCGGTGGGCCGCGCGGGCTCCCCCAGGTTGGTGCCCACCCCCTCTGAGGCCTCGGCGCCACAGATGTTCTTCCCGGACCGCGCGCTGTCTCCCCGGCCACCCCACCCGCCGCCCTACGAGAGCCACAGCCTGTTCCCCACTGGGCCCAGCTCCTTCGCCCCCTTCCGGGCCCAAG ATGACCTGGTGATCCGGCGAAgaccccagaggagctggaacGAGTCGGACCTGGACGTGGCGTACGAGAAGAAATCGTCCCACTCGGCCGGCTACGAGA GAGGAGACGTGCacgcggggctcaggcaggcaccCGCGGGGCTGCAGCTGGCTCCTTGGAGGGAATCGAGCCTGGACGGGGCCGCAGGGCAAGGCAAG gaCGAGCGCCCCCAGCCTTACGCCATCCACAGCGCCACGCTGCCACGCAACTACAAAGTGTCCCTGCTGCCCGGCGAGCGCAGACCAGACAGCTCCTTCCGCAGGCTGCTGCCCGCCAGCCAGACGGGCACCCTGCCCCGCAACTGGCAGTTCTCCCAGCAGCCCGTCTCGCGCATCGCCATGCCGCCTCCCAGCCCGCAGGGCATGCGGGCGAAGCGCCACaagcccctgcccctctccatgaTCTTCAAGCTGCAAAACGCCTTCTGGGCGTCCGGAGCCTCCAGTGCCAAGGGCcagccccagggggccccaggctCCCCCATCTTCCTCCGCTCCCCACAGaagcagccccagctccagcagccatCTCCTCCGGCCCAGGCTCCGCTGCGACCGGCCCCGTCGGGGGCTGAAG cagcgggaagggccTCAGCCCTCGAAGCACCAGTGGAGCCCGTGCGAGGGGCCCCGGCGGCGGGCGACACGGAGCCCGAGCTGGAGAACATCCTGCGGGGCAGCGAGGTGGCAGAGGCGGAGGAGGTGGCTCGCCCCTTGAGCCCCACCCgcctgcagcctgtcctgcccCCCGAGGCTCAGAAGGTGCCCGAGTTCGAGGAGGTGGCCCGGGTGCTGGCGGAGATTCCCCGGCCCCTGAAGCGCCGCGGCTCCatggagcagagccccggccctGCGCTGCCGCCCACCCACAAGAAGCAATACCAGCAGCTCATCAACCGCCTCTTCCATCACCGGGGCCGCAAGGAGGACGCCGTGTCGGCGGGAGACGACCTGCCGCTCATCACGGAGACAGCTGAGCTGAAAGCAGCAAccccgggcagccctgccccGGTGCCCGCACCCCAGAGCTCGCCAGCACCCGCAGCGTCGCCCCTGCTGGCTGTTACGGAGAGCCTCGGCACCCCGACGCCCAGCCTCGGCACCCCGACGCCCAGCCCCGGCACCCCGGCACCCAGCCCT GAGAAGCGCTCGGTGCTGCGCAAGCTCTCGTCCCCGAGGCGGCGGCTGGGGAAACGGGTGCAGCTCAAccccctggtgctgctgctggacGCGGCCCTGACGGGCGAGCTGGACGTGGTGCAGCAGGCAGTGAACGAG CTCAACGACCCGAGCCAGCCCAACGACGAGGGCATCACGGCGCTGCACAACGCGATCTGCGGGGCCAACCACAACATCGTCGACTTCCTCATCGCTGTGGGCGCCAACGTCAACTCCATGGACAGCCACGGATG gactcccctgcactgcgccgcctcctgcaACGACACGGCCATCTGCATGGCCCTCATCCGGCACGGAGCCGCCATCTTCACCACCACCTTCAGCGACGGCAGCATGGCCTTGGAGAAGTGCGACCCCTACCGCGAGGGCTACAGCGAGTGCTTCAACTACCTGGCCG ATGTGGAACAGAACATGGGGCTGCTGAACAACGGGGTGGTGTACGCGCTGTGGGACTACAGCGCCGAGTTCAGCGACGAGCTGTCGTTCCGCGAGGGGGAGCCGGTCACTGTGCTGCGGCGCGACAGCCAGGAGGAGCTGGACTGGTGGTGGGCCTCGCTCTATGGCCAGGAGGGCTACGTGCCCAAGAACTACTTTGGG CTGTTCCCCAGGGTGAGGCCTCAGCGGAAGGTTTAA